The Streptomyces uncialis genomic interval TCGGCCAGCCCGGTCAGCACGACCACGGCCGATTCGGGGGTGCGGTCGAGGACCGTCCTGAGCGCTTCCAGGCCCTGGGCGTCCGGCAGATGCAGATCCAGCAGGACACACTGCGGTACGTGGATCGCCAGCTCCCGCACGGTCTCCGCCAGCGAGGTGGCCCGCCTGAGTTTCAGCGGGACACCGCTGTCGAGAACCAGTTCCTCGACCAGGAGCGCGTCGCCGTCGTCGTCCTCGATGAGCAGGACACTGGGAGCTTCGCTGTTCCACGGGGCGCCCGGGGGGCCTGTGCGCGGGCGCGGACCCGGCAGGGGATCCGCGGGGCCGGTGGTTCTGCCCCTGCTCACCTCATGCCGGATGTCGGGGCCGGTTCCCATGGCTCAGCTTCTCCTCTCGCCAGGGGCGCGGTGTCCCGTGGTGGGCCGCCGGGATGCGTCCGGGTCGAGAGTAGAGCGATCATTTGTCGCATGGCAATATTTCAATGCCGGACCACCAGTCGGCCCGGAGGCCCCGAGTGCGATGGCGGCCCGCCCCGCGTACGGTCGGGCTGCCATAGTTGCCCTATGACAACATTCCCGCTGGGGGAACGATCTGTTCTCCCGGCGTCAGTGGACCTTCGACCGGAGCGTGACCGATGGACGGGACCCGCTTCCGGGTGACGCTACGCACTGTTCGCGACGGAAGCGGCACCGTCGCTCGCGGACGCTCCTCGGCGGCCTTCGATCTGGGCCGCCGCCGCGCGGAACGCCGCGAGCCCTTCGGCGAGCGCGTCCAGGGCGGCGGGCCCCATCACGGCCAGCACGGCGGCCACCTCACGTTTGCGGTTCGCGCGGCTCTCCCGCAGCAGGACGCGGCCCCGTGGGCTGAGACTGAGCTCGACCTCGCGCCGGCTCGTCCGGCTGGGACGTCGTTCCACCAGTCCCATCGCCTCCATCCGGTCGCACAGCCGGCTCACCGACGGGGGGCTCGACCCGATCGCTTCACCGAGCGCCCGGAGATTCGTCCCCTCGTCCTGTTCGATGACGAGGAGGGCACGCAGCTGCGACGGAGAGACGGTGACGGCGTGCGTGGCCTCCTGGCCCCGTCCCCACAAGACCTCAAGAAGCTCCGAGGCGTCGCAGACTGCCTCGGACAACTGCTCGTCCGTAGGGGACCGGCCGGAAAAACGGGACACCCGCCCACTTTGTCACCCGGGCACCGTGTCTGTCAGCCCGGGACCCCGCCCACCTCAGATCGAAGGACGCTGGAAAGACCGTGACCCACAGCCCCGAGACGGCGGAAGCACTGCGTGCGGCGGCCCCGTACGACTTGCTGGAGACGGTGCGTGACCTGCTTGCGGCGTCGCACGGAGCCGTCCTGGTGGACCTTTTCCTCGCGGACTACGGACTCACCGCCCTGAACCCCCTGGAAGCCGCCGACCGGGAGACAGTGCCGGCCGGTGATCCACCGCACCCGGTGCCGATCCACCACGGCCCCCACGGGCGGTCCTTCGGCAGCCAGGAGCCGTACGCGCACACGGACCGCCCCGGAGGCCCTGTCGACCACTACCTCCCGGTGACCGTACGCGGGGAGCGGCTCGGCGTGCTGACCGTACGGCTGCCCGCCGACCGGTCCACCCGCGAAGCCGCCGAAGCGCTGATGCGGACGGCCGACATCCTGGGTCACGCGATCCTCGTCGCGGAACGGGACACCGACCTGTACCGGCGGGCGCGCCGCACCAGCAGACTCACCCTGGCGGCGGAGATGCAGTGGCACCTGCTGCCCGCCCGCGCCTGCTCGGGCGAGGAGTACGCCATCGGCGCGCAGTTGGAGCCCGCCTACGCCATCCACGGCGACAACTACGACTGGGCCGCGGACCGCGATGAGCTGACCCTGTCCGTCACCAACGGCATGGGCGACGGGATCCAGGCGTCCCTGCTCACCCACCTGGCGGTGAACGCGCTCCGCAACGCCCGCCGGGCCGGTATCCCCCTCGCGGACCAGGCCGCCCTCGCGGACCAGGCCCTCTACGAACAGCACCGGGGCGCCGCCCACGTCTCCACCCTGCTCATGCGCTTCGAGCTCTCCACCGGACGTACGCAGATCGTGGACGCGGGCTCCCCCCAGCTCTGGCGGCGTCGGCAACGGTCCGTGGAGCGCATCGAGGTGGACGCCCAACTGCCGCTGGGCATGTTCGAGGAGACGCACTATGTCGCCCAGGAACTCCAGGTCCTGCCCGGCGACCGGCTGCTGGTGGTGAGCGACGGCGTGTTCGACGCCACCTCACCCCGGGGGGACCTCTACGGGGAGCGGGCCCTCGCCCGCGCGATCCACGCCACCAGCCTGCTCCCGGCGGCGAACGTGCCCCGTGCCGTACTCCGCGCGCTGGCCGAATTCCGGGAGGCGGACACGATCGACGACGCCCTGGTGCTCTGCCTCGACTGGTTCGGCCGCCCGAACGCCCCCGGGAGATGAGGCCGGGCAAGCCGGTCCGCAGGACTGAAATCGCCGGGCTCCACCGCGAGCGCGGCACGCGTAAGCGGCGGAGCCCGGCGGGGCGGCAGCGCACGGCGGGGCGCCTCACGAGCCCGCGACCGCTGGTGTGCGCCCCCGATGCGCCATGGACCGTACGCGTGGCCGACGGGACGATGGGCAGTACGTCGGGGTGACGCCTACCGGGGCACCGCCCTGGCCCGAAGTTCCCTCCCTCATCACCTACGTGCCGTTCGAGAACCGGAGTGCCGTGGACCTCAACCTCACTTCGAAGACGGCGGTCGTCACCGGCGCCGGACGGGGCATCGGACTCGCCACCGTCCGGGCCCTGACCGCCGAGGGCGTCCGTGTCGTCGGTGCCGCCCGCACCCTCACCCCCGAACTGAAGGACACCGGCGCGCACACCGTGTCGGCCGACCTGAGCACCGCCGAAGGCGTCGCCGCCCTGATGAGCGAGGCCCTCGACACACTCGGCGGCATCGACCTGCTGGTGAACAACGTCGGCGCCGGGGACGACATGGACCCCTGCGGATTCCTCGACACCGACGACGCGCACTGGTCCCGGGTCTTCGACCTCAACCTGCTCAGCGCCGTGCGCGCCACCCGCGCCGCCCTGCCCAGCCTGATCGAACGCCGTGGATCGATCGTCAACGTCTCATCCATCAGCGCCCGGCAGCCCACCAGCGGCCCGGTCGCCTACAGCGCGGCCAAGGCGGCCCTCACCGCGCTGGGCAAGACCCTGGCGGAGGAGTTCGGGCCACTGGGCGTACGGGTGAACACCGTGTCCCCCGGCGCGGTCCGCACCCCCGTCTGGGTGGACCCCGACGGCTACGGCGGCAAGGTCGCGGCCAGAGCCGGGATGGACCACGCCACCTTCCTGGAGCAGATGCCACCGGCCTTCGGCATCGTCTCGGGCCGCATCACCGAGCCGGAAGAAGTCGCGGCCCTGATCGCCTTCCTCCTCTCGGACGTCGCCGGCAACATCACCGGCGCCGACCACATCATCGACGGCGGCACGGTCAAGACGGCCTGACCGAAAAGGATCTCCTCGGTCGCGGCGCGGCGGCGGCGTTCCCGGCCGGCAGTCCGAAGCTGATGCAACGGAGTCGACCACTCCGGCGCGTGCGAGCCACACCTAATGATCGGCATGAATGCCCCCACATCGGCCGGTAGCCCCTCACCTCCCGACGAAGAGCCGGGCCGACAGCCGGGACGGGGCGGGAGGACGGGGGGCCTTCGCCGTGGGACGACGGCCTGGTTGACGGCGCACTGGTGGACCGGTGTCGGGGGCGTGGTCGGCGTGCTCGGTCTGTTCGTGGGCGTACTGGCATGGCTGGCGCCGGCCGGGGACGACGAAGTTCCGGCGGTCGGCAAGGCCGACCACCAGGGGCAGGAGAGGTGGAGCTCGGTGAAATCGCTCGGCAACGCGCCCCTGGACCTCGATCCGGTACCGCCGACCGCCGACCGCCGACCGCCGACCGCCGACCGCCGACCGCCGACCGCCGACCGCCGACCGCCGACCGCCGACCGCCGACCGCCGACCGCCGACCGCCGACCGCCGACCGCCGACCGCCGACCGGGCGTCGGGGTGACATCTGGGTCGACACCACCGAGGCGCTGACGGCCGACTCCGCCCTCGTTTCGCCGAGCGAGCTCAGTGGTGTGCGGAAACGGCGCCTGACCGATGCCCCGTCCCTCCATTCCTGCCGCAGCGAGCTGCGGCGCCCGAGCGAGGACGAGGTGAGCGTGAATTACGGGCACTTCTTCTGCGTCCGCACCAGTGAGGACCGCGTCGCCGTCATCGCTGTCGACTCCGTCTACCAGGACGACTCCGGAGCTGCGGGAGCCCGGTTGGCCATCACCGTGTACGAGAAGTGAGTGACCAAGCGGCGCACCGGCACGGCTCTGCGGCGCGACGGCCGCGGACCGCTCGGACTACTCGGTGCGGAGATCGACGTGATCCCGAGGTCCGAGGGCGTGAGCGCAGTCGGGGCACCGTTTCGTCGCGCGCAGGGTGGTGTTGCCGTCCGTCGCCCGCGCGGGCGACTGTTCACCGAGCCGGGCCCAGAGCCCCCGCTCCGGGGAGGGGATCCAGCCCCAGCCTGCGTCCCGCGGCGACTCCACGTGGTGGACGCAGGCCCCTGGGACATGGGCGTAGCCCGTCGGAGAGACGAGGAGCACCTCGGCTGCGGTCTCCCGCCGGATCCGTGGGCCCGCGCTCGCGCCGTCCACGGCCCGGGGAGCCGTGCCGTCCGGCGGGCAGTCGCATCCCTGGCCGACGAACAGGTCACATCGTTCGCATCGCTTCATGGCCCCATCATGGCGCCCGGACGACGGCGGACAGACCACCTTGGCTGTGCCGTCGCGCACTGGAGGGGGCTGCCGGGGAGCCGCTGGCACAGGACGTGGGGTCTTATGGCTCGATGCCAGCGGTCTTCCACACCGTGGCCTGCTGCTTGTTACGCGGCGCCGACGTCGAAGCCCGGGACATCCAGGACGAGGGCCGCGGTGAGGTCCCGGCCGGGATGCCGAGGGTCAGGACCACCGGCACCCTTTCGAGCCGCGATGAAGGCCGCGGACGCAAGTACCTAGCGCGTGAGCGCTGCGAGGCAGGCATCCAGGGGCTGAACCTGTCCGGGGAGCAGTTCGCCGAGGTCCCACCAGTGCATGGCAGTCGTCTCCTCGTTGGCCCGGAACCCGCGGACCACGGTGCAGTTGCCGGTGAACACGGCCAGGTACTCGGCTCGCTGGTCGGGGGCCAGGACGAACTTGGCGTACCCGGTGAAGCGCAGCGGTTCGTCAGGCGCCTGCCCGCTCTCCTCCAGCAACTCACGCGTGGCCGCCTGACGAGGCGACTCACCCCGCTCGATGCACCCACCGGGAAGTTCCCAGCGCTGACGGAACTGACCGAAGACCATGAGGACCCGGCCGTCGTGCCACAGAGCGACCAGCGCCGCCGGGGTCGGCGCATCCCCCGGTGGCGTTCCCTCGTCCTCCCGGAGAAAGGAGACCAGGGTGTTTCCGCGGTCATCGGTCGCGAGCGGTTGGTCGTCGGAGCCGGCCATGTCCCTATGCTTCCCGGGTTCCTCATACGGGAAGCCCGTCACGTACCTGCTCAGGTCGGCCTCGCTACGCGAGGCAGCCCCCGAGCGTCAGCGGTGCCGGCCGGGGCGGCGGAGGGCGGGGTCTCCTTCGGCCGGGTCGTGGTGAACGGCGGGAAGCCGATCGCGGTCGGGGTCAGGGAGGAGGCCGGGGTACGTACGGCCGTGCGGATGGTGGCTCCGACCCCGGCGAGCGGCTGGGCGAGGTGGCGGCCGCGTATCAGGATCTCGCCGCCGCCTTCTGGACGGCGGCCCGACTCCGCTACGGCCTGCTGGTCCGCATCGGCTGACGTGCCGCGGCCCCATGCTGAGGTCAGCGGACGGGTTTCTCCCAGGTCAGCGAGTACCGGCGGAGCACATGGCGGCGGTAGCGCACACCGGGCAGCAGCCGTCGCGCGACGGCCCGCACCTGTCCGTAGCTCATCCGCGGGACGGCGACCGGCATGCCTTCCGGCTCACTCGCGCGGCGCAGCTTCTTCGTGATCCGCACGACCGGGGCTGCCGCGATCATCGCTGCCCACTCGGTCACGTTCGCCTCGCGGGCCAGGCCCACGACCATCAGCGTGCCGCCCGGCCGCAGCAGTGCACGCATACGCACCAGGGCGGCCTCGAAGTCCATGTGATGGATCGTGGTCACCGAGCAGATGAAGTCGTAGCCCGCGGCAGGGAGGTCGGCGGTGAGGAAGTCGCCCTCGACGAGGGAGAGGTCCGGGCTGTCGACCGCGAGGTCGCGGGCTCGGGCGATCATCTCGGGCGACTTGTCGATGCCCGTGACGCGGTGCACCCGCGCGGCGAGCTTCCGGGCCAGCAGCCCGTCCCCGCAACCGACGTCCAACGCATCACCACACCCCTCGGGCACGGAACGGAGGATGTCCGGGTGCCGGGCGACGTTGGTGTTCCAGTAGGGCTTCGGATCGGCCGGGTGCACAGCTTCATCGTAGGAGCAGCGTCGGGGTCCCCCGGTGCCAACCGGCGAATTCATCGTGCTCCCGAAGAGCCAGTTCTCCCTCTCTGGGAGCCGTGGACGGAGAGTGGCCGCACGGCAGGGCCTGGGCTGGTCCGGCCTGACAGGATCGGCTCTTGATCAATGCCTCGGTGACCATGCGTGATCTCGTTGTCGGTGACTGCCATGCCCTGCATACCTTCGCCCGCCTGCCGGAGGCTTGCCGCTACCAGGCGTGGGGGCCGAACACCGTGGAGCAGACAAGGGACTTCGTCCAGGGCGCGGTGGATGCCCGATCGCGGTCCCCGCAGATGAGATTCACCTATGCGGCCTGCCTCGACGGTGAACTCGTGGGCATCGGGGAGCTGAAGGTCCGTAGCCTGGCCCACCGCCAGGGCGAGGTTTGCTGTCTCGTCCACCCTCAGGCATGGGGCCGAGGGTGGGCACTGCCATCGGCGGAGAACTGCTCCGCAGGGGATTCGGGCTGACAGGACTGCACCGGATCCATGCGACCTGCGATCCCCGCAATGTCGCGTCGGCCCGGGTGCTGAGCAAGCTCGGCATGACCCACGTGGGCCGGCTGCGGCACACCGCGCGGCTCCGGGATGGCTGGGGTGACTCGGACGTCTTCAGCATCCTCGATCAGGAATGCCGGGGGCCCGCCCTTGTACCGACCCCAGAAAGGCGCAGCCCGTGGCCCGGCTCCAGGTCGATGTGTCCCACCACCAGTACGTGATCACCGGCACCGACGCGGAGGAACCCGGCGACAGCCGTGAATTCACCCCGAAATGACGCGGCGCCTGAGCATGCGGTGCCGCATCACGGCCGGCTTGTCAGGTCAAGCACTCCTTCAGGTGGCCGGGTGCTGGGCAGGGCATCCCCCGTAGACGTACGGGTCGATTTCGTTGCCCTTCCTGTCGCTGAGGTCGAAGCAGTGGCCGTTGGCCCACACCGTGACCGAATCGCTCCGATGGCCGACCTCGAACGGCTCGTCCCCAAGCCGCGTCCCGGGCCAAGAACCATCTTCCGAAGAGGAATGAGTGACGACGACGCACTTCTCCTTCGGCAAGATCCTATGGACGTCACCCCAGGGCTCCAGCATCAGATCCAGCGGCACCTCACCGTCGTTGCTGACCACCAGCCGCGCCGTTCGCCCCGCGAACATTTCCAGCACCCCTCCTTGGACGTTCTGACGGCTACGCACGCAACTGCTTCCTCGGTGCGCACACGGTACGATCCTTATACGCAAGACACCCGAACCAAGCGTCTACGCCCGAAGTATGAGACATCTGCTGGGATGAAAGGCTCTTTGAGTCCGCAGGCCCTGGGGGACATGTGGGCAACGGCCTGGCGCGAGTTCATGGCGGGCGAAACCACGCTCATCGGGACCGCGTACGACACCTCGGCCCGGCCGCCGCTGAGCACATCTTCGGCGCTGACCTGGTACGGAGCGCCCGCAATCCGGCGGGCAGCAGCCCGCTGATGACCGTCGGACGCCGGTAGGAGTGATGACCGAGACCATGAACACCAGCGGCAGGCGGCTGGCCCCGGAACTGTCCGGCGTCGACCTGGTCCGGGTCGCGCCGCACCAGGCGCGCGAAGCGGCCAAGGCCCGCGACGAGTCGGGCACCTGCAAGGAGATGCGCTGCACCCGCGCTGCGATCTCGCGGGGCGACGGCCGGGAGCCGAGCGGATTCGCCGCTGTGCTCCAGGGCCTGGCGGCCGACCGGGCCTGGGACATCCCGGCCGCCGGCGGAAGCATCCTGGACCAGCGGCCGGACGTCGCGGCCGCGTTCTCACCGAAGCCGGCCCGGGCATTGGTTCGAATTGCTAGGAGGGAAAACGACGTTGGCTACGCTGACAGAGACAACGACCCTGTTGGGCGAACCTCGGTTCATCTGGTCGGACCCAGCGCCTTGGATCGAGCTGGAGCAGGAATTCGGTACCGAATTCCCTGCGGATTTCCGTGAAATCGCGGATGCCTACGGTTCGATCCTGATCAACAATCAGTTGGAGCTGCGGCATCCCGCCAGCCACCTTCTGCACGACCTGGGCCGGTTCATCAGGGAGAACCTCGAATTCTGGCGTGAGGAGGGCATGGCGAAATACCTGCCCAGCAGGGCGGGAGGGGGCCCCGGCGAACTTCTGCCGATCATGACGGCGACGACCGGGGAGATGGTCTTCCTCCGGGTTCCTGATAAGCCCTCGTCGCCCTGGCAGGTGGTGGTTCAGGAGATGGACAGCCCGGGCTGGGATCTGCACGAGATGACGTTCGGCGACTGGTTCCTGGCGTATCTCAGGGGCGAGGACGTGACGGTGTGCTCCAGTGACCTCGCACCGGACCGCCCGTTCTACGAGCCGCTTCCCTAGGACTCGTCCTCACGTCGGCCCCGCTACACGCGGATGCTCCGCCGATGGTGAGGCCGCCGATCGTGCTGGTGGCCTCGGCCGCGCTGCGTGGGGATGCTCCGCCCTCGGGTCCGGATCGCTTCGCGTACTCGTCCCTACGGAGACGGCGTCACAGCCCTGCGGTGCCGGGACGGGAGTGGCCGTTCAGAGGGGTACTGCGAGCTGCGGGCCTTGTCCTGCGGGGAAGTTGGGCGTACGGGGGTAGCGTCGAAGGCGCGGGTGGCCGGGTGGTAAACCCGGGCTGGGCGGGCGCTTCCGAGCGTTTCTCCAGCGAGCGGCTGGTCGGGCGGGGCGACGAACCGCCGAGGCCGCCCCCGCGCCGACCCTCGCGGGGAGACTCGTCCCCCCGGGGAGGGCCGCCCTCGTGTCGGCCCCGCCTTGGCTCTGCCAGGGATGGCTATGCGGCCCGGTCGTAGTGGGTAGATTCTTCGGGGGAGGAG includes:
- a CDS encoding class I SAM-dependent methyltransferase encodes the protein MHPADPKPYWNTNVARHPDILRSVPEGCGDALDVGCGDGLLARKLAARVHRVTGIDKSPEMIARARDLAVDSPDLSLVEGDFLTADLPAAGYDFICSVTTIHHMDFEAALVRMRALLRPGGTLMVVGLAREANVTEWAAMIAAAPVVRITKKLRRASEPEGMPVAVPRMSYGQVRAVARRLLPGVRYRRHVLRRYSLTWEKPVR
- a CDS encoding SMI1/KNR4 family protein, with the protein product MGEPRFIWSDPAPWIELEQEFGTEFPADFREIADAYGSILINNQLELRHPASHLLHDLGRFIRENLEFWREEGMAKYLPSRAGGGPGELLPIMTATTGEMVFLRVPDKPSSPWQVVVQEMDSPGWDLHEMTFGDWFLAYLRGEDVTVCSSDLAPDRPFYEPLP
- a CDS encoding PP2C family protein-serine/threonine phosphatase, with product MTHSPETAEALRAAAPYDLLETVRDLLAASHGAVLVDLFLADYGLTALNPLEAADRETVPAGDPPHPVPIHHGPHGRSFGSQEPYAHTDRPGGPVDHYLPVTVRGERLGVLTVRLPADRSTREAAEALMRTADILGHAILVAERDTDLYRRARRTSRLTLAAEMQWHLLPARACSGEEYAIGAQLEPAYAIHGDNYDWAADRDELTLSVTNGMGDGIQASLLTHLAVNALRNARRAGIPLADQAALADQALYEQHRGAAHVSTLLMRFELSTGRTQIVDAGSPQLWRRRQRSVERIEVDAQLPLGMFEETHYVAQELQVLPGDRLLVVSDGVFDATSPRGDLYGERALARAIHATSLLPAANVPRAVLRALAEFREADTIDDALVLCLDWFGRPNAPGR
- a CDS encoding DUF721 domain-containing protein, with product MTETMNTSGRRLAPELSGVDLVRVAPHQAREAAKARDESGTCKEMRCTRAAISRGDGREPSGFAAVLQGLAADRAWDIPAAGGSILDQRPDVAAAFSPKPARALVRIARRENDVGYADRDNDPVGRTSVHLVGPSALDRAGAGIRYRIPCGFP
- a CDS encoding NUDIX hydrolase codes for the protein MAGSDDQPLATDDRGNTLVSFLREDEGTPPGDAPTPAALVALWHDGRVLMVFGQFRQRWELPGGCIERGESPRQAATRELLEESGQAPDEPLRFTGYAKFVLAPDQRAEYLAVFTGNCTVVRGFRANEETTAMHWWDLGELLPGQVQPLDACLAALTR
- a CDS encoding MarR family winged helix-turn-helix transcriptional regulator — its product is MSEAVCDASELLEVLWGRGQEATHAVTVSPSQLRALLVIEQDEGTNLRALGEAIGSSPPSVSRLCDRMEAMGLVERRPSRTSRREVELSLSPRGRVLLRESRANRKREVAAVLAVMGPAALDALAEGLAAFRAAAAQIEGRRGASASDGAASVANSA
- a CDS encoding oxidoreductase, coding for MDLNLTSKTAVVTGAGRGIGLATVRALTAEGVRVVGAARTLTPELKDTGAHTVSADLSTAEGVAALMSEALDTLGGIDLLVNNVGAGDDMDPCGFLDTDDAHWSRVFDLNLLSAVRATRAALPSLIERRGSIVNVSSISARQPTSGPVAYSAAKAALTALGKTLAEEFGPLGVRVNTVSPGAVRTPVWVDPDGYGGKVAARAGMDHATFLEQMPPAFGIVSGRITEPEEVAALIAFLLSDVAGNITGADHIIDGGTVKTA